One Fibrobacter sp. genomic window carries:
- a CDS encoding phosphodiester glycosidase family protein: MNRILFLLALIIPVCSIMGWDELEPGLQWNIFRSPLYPDSVNTCIRILKIDPSRFHLRVLSVSAPGQEKLLSTMQWCEKEGLVAAINAAMYQTDYRTSVSLLKTQLFVNNPRLSGDKTILAFDRRTAGIPVVKIIDRQCEDFQIWKDRYGSFVQSIRMISCTGKNVWAKNLPRWSIAAIATDKSGHILMIHVALPHTVHELTNILLSLPLDIERAMYLEGGSEAQLSVVSRKKRVEIAGMYTGTGYSPVVAPAIPNVIGVARGSWPLSSK, encoded by the coding sequence ATGAACCGGATACTTTTCTTACTGGCTTTAATCATTCCTGTGTGCAGTATCATGGGTTGGGATGAACTGGAGCCTGGACTTCAGTGGAATATATTCCGCTCTCCTCTTTATCCTGACAGTGTAAACACGTGTATAAGGATATTAAAAATTGATCCTTCCAGATTTCATCTTCGGGTGCTGAGTGTTTCCGCTCCCGGGCAGGAGAAACTTCTTTCAACAATGCAATGGTGTGAGAAGGAAGGGCTTGTGGCCGCAATTAATGCAGCGATGTATCAGACCGATTACCGGACCAGTGTCTCGCTTCTGAAAACACAATTATTTGTAAATAACCCCAGACTTTCGGGCGATAAGACGATTCTGGCCTTTGACCGGAGAACAGCCGGGATCCCGGTTGTAAAGATAATCGACAGACAGTGCGAGGATTTTCAGATCTGGAAAGACAGGTATGGCTCTTTCGTGCAGAGCATACGCATGATTTCCTGCACCGGAAAAAATGTGTGGGCCAAAAATCTTCCCAGATGGAGCATCGCAGCAATAGCTACCGATAAATCAGGACATATTTTAATGATACACGTTGCTCTGCCGCACACTGTGCATGAACTGACCAACATACTGCTTTCTCTTCCGCTGGACATAGAAAGGGCAATGTATCTTGAGGGTGGTTCAGAGGCTCAGTTATCAGTTGTAAGTAGAAAGAAGAGGGTCGAAATCGCTGGTATGTACACTGGTACTGGTTATTCTCCTGTGGTTGCACCAGCAATACCGAATGTAATTGGAGTAGCCAGAGGAAGTTGGCCTTTGTCATCCAAATAG